The segment CCATTCCTTATTTTCCCTTCATGAAGATAAATCTTTCTTCTGATAAAGTTCTGAACGTTGAGATATTCTTAAATCGTGATACAAGGATGACTCTctattttgttcttttgaaaccATCCAGTTATTTAAAACCATTGTTGATTATGTTGGATCAAGTATTCCGTTTGATTGACCTACAGAACATGTGCAAAGTAGATGTTGCACTGCGCCACTTACAATTGGTCAAAGTAGATGGTTCCCCAGTTTCAGTTGGTCAAAGTTCGTTCCGGCTACCTAGTCTAATTTTAATGCTGTGGTGTCCAGATTTATATCATTAACAAATGTCTGGAGCAATCGGTCCTGATCAGGTCTTCAAAAAAATACAGGTGGCGATGCAGGAAAAGGTAGTGATGTCATTCTTGAGTGCTCAAGGTCTATCTGGGATTTCAGTGGCTTGCAGCATCACATGGTATGTTTTGGAAACATCATATTAATTGTCTGTTTTGGCCTGAGTTAGAACTGTTAGATATGTTTTCTGCACTGATTCTGTGCTCGATGTAAGTTCCTCTTTTGCAAAATATTGTATCCTGATTGAAAATTTTAGCTTGTGAAGttttgattttatttaaaatagaaagTTCCAACCCTGAATTTTATTTATGAACCTAAAGTGTCAAACTATACATTATGTTGTAGCCTAATATGATATGAAGCATTTGAAATATGGAGAATTCATTGATACCTGACTTTAAGCCTGCGTAAATTTTGTTTTCAGAAAGCAAGTGGAGGAGGCCATGGAGTTTCTAAGAATCAGATAGGAAGAAGAGGTCCTGACAGGGTTGCCACGAGTTCATGTATTTACATGTCCTTCTCAATCTTATTAAGTTTATTATTCAAGAGAAAACTGACAGTGGTATATTACCTTCTGTTCTAATGTCTGACAGATTGCACAAGTACCAGTAGGCACAGTGATTCATCGAGTCCAAGGGGAGCAACCTTCTGTTGCAGCAAATAAACCAACCAGAGTTCTTGATCCTTGGGACATCCCTGATGATTCTGCGGAACACTCTGCATCCAGTTTGAATCAGATTGAGAACACAAGGATGAAAGGTTTGGATGGTAGCTTAGCCCATCGGCATACTGCCCCTAAAGATAATACTGATAGAAATGAAGCTGAAAAGAGAAGCAACTGTCAGTCAGAGAAGCGACCATACTTTCATGCATGCTCCAAGACTGAGTTCTCAAACATTGATTGTGATGTTATGGGTCAAAAAGATCAGACTGATAACGAGGATAAAGAATTTTGGGAGGATGAAGACGAGTTCAACATagatgatgacgaggaggaggtagaggaagagagggaggaaCAAGAGGTGCAATATTCTGTTGCCGAAATGACAAAACCTGGGCAACAGTTGATCATAGCACAAGGAGGGGAAGGTGGACTGGGGAATGCTTTTATCATCAAGAACATGTGGCTGTCCAAAGAGAACAGACAAGAGGAGACAACCCGCTTGAGTACCAGACAGCCAGGAACTGAGACCTTCCTTATCGTGGAACTGAAGAGCATTGCAGATGTTGGTCTTGTTGGATTACCTAATGCCGGGAAGAGCACATTGTTGAGCGCTCCCTCGAGGGCTCACCCGGAGATACCCGACTATGCATTCACCATACTGAGGCCCAATATTGGTAGCCTAACCTATGAGGACTACTTTTCAGTGAAAGTGGCTGATATACCCGGTCTGATCAAAGGAGCCCACGAGAACTGTGGTCTGGGCCGTGCTTTCTTGAGGCACATAGAGCGCACCAAAGTTCTCGCCTATGTGCTTGACCTGGCTGCAACATTGAATGGCAGGAAGGACGTCCCACCATGGGAGCAACTGCAGGATTTAGTCATGGAGCTGGAGCACTACCAAGAAGGCTTGACAAGGCGGCAATCATTGATTGTCGCGAACAAAATAGACGAAGATGGGGCCGGAGAAATGTATGAGAAACTAAAGAGGAGAGTGCACTGTGTTCCAATATTTCCAATATGTGCCATCTTGCAGGAGGGGGTACCAGATCTGAGAGTTGGTCTAAGAAACCTTATGGATGATGCCTTGGATCCGCAGGGCATTGACTTGAGAAATATTGTTGTCAATTGAGGTTGCAGTTTTTCCTCAAGATACCAATGCAGTGGAGAAGTGTTCTACAAATTCCCACCCCCCCTCCCGCCCCCTCAGCACCGAGGCTTAGATGCAATAGACATTTGTGTCGCAAATTTTCTGACCTTGtgattctttttcatcttttgaTGTGGTACTTATGACAATAGGTCATTTTCAATGTTTCAGGAAATCAGTGTATAATAATATCAAACGGTTACTAGTATGTAGTATCCTTTCTTCGTCTTTCAGAAGAGCAGAAATATGTATACTAGCTACAGATGGTTCTTTCTGGTTGTACATACTAGCAGTAGTAGTAGCTGAAACATTAACCTTGTTCAGAAAATAAAGATAACTACGTTTGCACTTGGGAAGAGAAATGTGACCATGTAGTGGATGTCCTGTTTGGTTCTTTAATGCTGAAGATGGGAAATCTCCCACGGACTGTCTGGTGGAGCTGTACTCTACTCACTAAACACAATCCTGTCTAGATGCCATGGATTGCTCTGCTGGTGGTGTCTACTGCTAGGCTAAGGCAACCAGGAAGAAACGGAGCGAGTTAGCTCCGGCGAGCGATGCGGGTTCCATCCAGCCCTGGCTGTGGCTGGCACAGGTGAGGTCAGTTCTCTTCAGCCTCCTCCATGCAGAGGCAGAACTGTTGCAAAGACAAGCTCATGGACGGCCTGGCCTAATGGTCCATCCGTTAGCTGCTGCTATATCTTGCTGCACGCAGATTGTAGCCTAAATTCCTTTTGCAGATTGGAGTAGTTACTGTAACCGAGTGCTGATGAGCGCGAGGCCAAGCAATTcctttttggaagaaaagaaaagattcgGATGGATTGCAGTACACATGTAAGTAAGCTTCTCTaatcccttcccttcccttccagAAGAGAGTTTCGCGAGCAACCCAGGAAAAGATCCAGATTCAGTTCAGGTGACTCTGGAGTGGCAGATTTAGCTGGCCTTCCTGTCCCCTTTGTAATATCACCGACAAGAACACGATAAAAATACCACTGTCAACAAGCCCGTCTAGCTCAGTCAGTAGAGCACAAGGCTCTTAACCTGTGCTCGTTGGTTCGAGCCCCACGGTGGGGGATGCATAATTTTTGTACCTTCGGTCGAATTATACCATGCTTCTACCGGTTACCAATGTAAAAtaagtaaatttaaaaaatctacaactattttgatatatctCGAATTTATATGAATTTCGGCAAAAGAATCGTCAAGATCAGAGCCTGAACGAATAAGTTATgactcccgaaagatttaatctaaaattaaattgagaaaatacGAAATGGATGGGCCGGTCTGGGCTTAGGCTACACGGTATTGGGCTGTAGAGTACTGGCCCGCTCAGGTTTGGGTTGGCTAGCTCGCGGGCTTAGAATTTGGGCTGGCCCACTGGGGCGAGACCTTTGGTGGCTGGGCCGGCTGCTACTGTGCTGAGCTATGGCCTACTCGGCTAGGCCGTGTGGCACGCGGACTGCGGCCCGGCCACACGCGTGCGGGCGCACGGACAAAGCAAAGCGACGACGAGGGAAAGGTCAGGCCAGCGGCGAGCGATTCGGCGGAGCCGCGATGGTAAGCGCACCGGAGACGCGCTATCGCCGAAGTTCCACGACGGGAAGCTCATGCCGGTGACCTAGGCGCTACGAGGAACTCGGCTAGGGGCTCCTTGATGGCGGCCGACGATGGGAGCGACACCAGATGGCGGCCGGAGCAGACAGCAGCGGCGCGAGAAAATTGGGCAGCATCACCCCTGCACTAGGAGGGCCCAACCTACAAGGAAAGAGGGCCTAGCGCCCTAGGCTTCACGACACGATGGCCGAACAACATACGCAGTGGCACATGCACACCGGCGGCGAGAATTTGCATGGCGGCGGAAACAAAGGCACGGTTGCACGCGGCTACATGAGAGAAGAAGGCACGGGGACGGCTACACGCTAACTAGGAGGGTTGGTGAGGGGGCTGGGATGCTCACCGAGAGCAAGAACGGCGACTGGCAGGGTAGCGGCTGATGATTCGGCGAAGAGGCAGCAGCGGTGCTCCTCGGTCGAAGGCTCGGACGGCCTCCCGTCGGGCTTCTGGTCGACGGAGAGTGGCACTGGGACGGCGTCATCCTCCTGGAGCTCCTTGGCAGCACGTGGGTGGCGGACCGGCGATGGCGAGCTGTGGTGGCGAATGGCAAGGGTGTGGCGGTGGGGTGGATCGGAAGAAATGAGGAGAGAGAGGACcgatggctctatttatagagtgagagagagcaatGAGGTGGTGCAGCGCATGACGTCACGCGGTCATCGGCGAGCAGAGTGACGGTGAGGTGGCGAGGCGGTGCCCACCTCATTTCCTGCGGCATGGGCGCACTGTGCCATCCATGCGCTTGCGCGTGCACGAAAGTCGCGCGGCGTCAAGTTCTCGGGctgcgggagagagagagctgagagGGGGGCGAAGGAGCGGGAGAGCGCGGTGGGATGGGTGAGATATGGCAAGTGGCTCAGGCCGGCCGTCGAGGTGGCGAGGGACAGCGAGGCGCACGGGAGGGCATGAGTGGGCAGGCCAGTGCGCgagtgtcggtgacacaggaaccatgggtctccgagtcccgaggccagaacagcagagtgccacgtggcgccctccctcagggattatctccctgaggtgcaagaagaccaagtcccgggagagggtgctcggggccatgaacagtggccccagagtgcccgagttccccgatgaccctagaagaccaagtcccgggagagggtgcttggggccatgaacagtggtccccgagcgcccgagt is part of the Phragmites australis chromosome 12, lpPhrAust1.1, whole genome shotgun sequence genome and harbors:
- the LOC133886110 gene encoding probable GTP-binding protein OBGM, mitochondrial, translating into MWRRHQALLRRIPLLKKAVHPPAAWAGGGLGCYYGSGSAPEGRKGKAVPLQVSQWIWYFRLRAKGGDGGNGCVSLRRSRSDRRGRPDGGDAGKGSDVILECSRSIWDFSGLQHHMKASGGGHGVSKNQIGRRGPDRIAQVPVGTVIHRVQGEQPSVAANKPTRVLDPWDIPDDSAEHSASSLNQIENTRMKGLDGSLAHRHTAPKDNTDRNEAEKRSNCQSEKRPYFHACSKTEFSNIDCDVMGQKDQTDNEDKEFWEDEDEFNIDDDEEEVEEEREEQEVQYSVAEMTKPGQQLIIAQGGEGGLGNAFIIKNMWLSKENRQEETTRLSTRQPGTETFLIVELKSIADVGLVGLPNAGKSTLLSAPSRAHPEIPDYAFTILRPNIGSLTYEDYFSVKVADIPGLIKGAHENCGLGRAFLRHIERTKVLAYVLDLAATLNGRKDVPPWEQLQDLVMELEHYQEGLTRRQSLIVANKIDEDGAGEMYEKLKRRVHCVPIFPICAILQEGVPDLRVGLRNLMDDALDPQGIDLRNIVVN